A portion of the Chondrinema litorale genome contains these proteins:
- a CDS encoding toll/interleukin-1 receptor domain-containing protein, with protein MLRSCKIFISYSLIDDYPSGKNQEGWVTSFVRFLKEMLLQVDKECEFDFFLEHENHVSNNYLNERKENLKQSDFFITIVSPDFISAEPSLILLNEFKHHLENNRIESKQRILKVIKLPIQAYENPDEIRELIGFSFFNINKETGTASVVEEFFAPEAKYSFWLPLTDLCFEIKKHLETITETTPKAVLKPEKKYVYLAQTSIDLDFERLTIKRELERRNYKVLPEQNFPDNPILVENFIKDNLKQSLLSIHLIGNQSGEKPLGREDTYVEIQNRLAAEYASELTQQDGEFPRLIWIASEEKHIEEKQKFYIEKLKRDKQLQFGAEILQTQIEDFKTAILNYLASHLDKAFKPNSNSQEFNKSIYLIADKRDITYAQILSHKIAKMGFEVMISAFDRKKANSRRTHQECLNKCDMVFVLYFDAKKEWLVSKLQDIIKTAGMGRVVPFEKQVIITNQEYLNIFLDQLNFIKDFSFAYNLIETSTDDSYQEVSDFLKELIAQTIIR; from the coding sequence ATGTTGAGAAGTTGTAAGATTTTTATTTCTTATTCACTAATAGACGATTACCCTTCAGGCAAAAACCAAGAAGGGTGGGTGACTAGCTTTGTCCGATTTTTAAAAGAAATGTTACTTCAGGTTGATAAAGAATGTGAATTTGATTTTTTCCTTGAACATGAAAACCATGTTAGTAACAATTATCTAAATGAAAGAAAAGAAAACCTGAAGCAATCAGATTTCTTTATAACCATTGTATCTCCAGATTTTATAAGTGCAGAACCAAGCTTAATTCTATTAAATGAATTTAAACATCATCTAGAAAATAATAGAATAGAAAGTAAGCAGAGAATCTTGAAGGTTATAAAATTGCCAATTCAAGCATATGAAAATCCTGATGAAATAAGAGAATTAATTGGTTTTAGCTTTTTTAATATAAATAAAGAAACAGGTACAGCATCTGTAGTTGAAGAGTTTTTTGCTCCTGAGGCAAAATATAGTTTTTGGCTGCCACTCACAGACTTATGTTTTGAGATAAAAAAACATCTTGAGACAATTACAGAAACTACTCCTAAAGCAGTTCTTAAACCTGAAAAAAAATATGTATATCTGGCTCAAACAAGTATCGATTTAGATTTTGAAAGACTAACCATTAAGCGAGAACTAGAAAGAAGAAATTATAAAGTATTACCTGAACAAAACTTTCCTGACAACCCTATACTTGTTGAAAACTTTATCAAAGACAATCTCAAACAAAGCCTCTTATCTATACATCTTATTGGTAATCAATCTGGTGAGAAACCTTTAGGTAGAGAAGACACCTATGTCGAAATTCAAAATAGATTAGCTGCTGAATATGCCAGTGAATTGACACAACAAGATGGAGAATTCCCAAGACTAATTTGGATAGCATCAGAAGAAAAACATATAGAAGAAAAACAGAAATTCTATATAGAAAAATTAAAGCGTGATAAGCAATTACAGTTTGGGGCTGAAATACTTCAAACTCAAATAGAAGATTTTAAAACTGCCATTTTAAACTATTTGGCGTCTCATTTAGACAAAGCCTTTAAACCAAATAGTAACAGCCAAGAATTTAATAAAAGTATATATCTAATTGCAGACAAAAGAGACATTACATATGCTCAAATTTTATCTCATAAAATAGCAAAAATGGGCTTTGAAGTGATGATTTCGGCGTTTGATCGAAAAAAAGCAAACTCTAGACGAACTCATCAAGAATGCCTTAATAAATGTGACATGGTCTTCGTTCTGTATTTTGATGCCAAAAAAGAATGGCTTGTTTCAAAACTGCAAGACATAATTAAAACTGCAGGAATGGGTAGAGTAGTCCCTTTTGAGAAACAAGTGATTATTACGAATCAAGAGTACTTAAATATATTTTTAGATCAATTAAACTTTATAAAAGATTTTTCTTTCGCATACAACCTAATAGAAACTTCTACTGATGATAGCTATCAGGAAGTAAGCGATTTTTTAAAAGAACTGATTGCCCAAACTATTATCCGTTAA